Genomic window (Armatimonadota bacterium):
ATATCCTTTTTTACCTAACACTACAGCCAAGGCAGTGCCCCAGCTTCCCGATCCGATTACTGCTATATTCATATTTACCTGCGTTATGAGTTATGGGTTATGAGTTGTGAGTTATGGGTTACCTGATTGTCTGGGTTACGAGTTTTAAGTTACACGATGGTCGGGGGTGTTCCTGCCTCCGACTAATCTTCGCGGGCATTCTTGCCCGCTTACCGCATAGAAAAAGGAGTCACTCATTCAGATAGACTCTCGGGACGCGCTGACCGATATCGCACAGAACCTCATAAGATATAGTGCCGATCATATCGGCTATGCGCGCGACACTCAGATAATCATATCCGCCGCCATAGAAAACTACTTCATCGCCGACAGAGACATCCGGGACGTCTGTGACATCAAACATGCACTGGTCCATGCACACCCGCCCGATCAAAGGCACTCTGACCCCATTTATCGCCGCCTCGGCTTTGTTTGAGAAGTACCGACAATAGCCGTCGCCGTAACCGATGGGGACGGTCGCAATCTTTGACCGGCGTTTTAGTATATGCGTGCGGCCATAACTGATGCTCGTGCCGCGCTCGGCTTCCTTAAGAAAGACAATGCGACTCTTAAGCGTCAGAGCCTCACGGATAGGGATACTCTTTACCACTTCATTAGACGGATAGTAGCCGTAGACCATAATACCCGGGCGCACGGCATTGAAATAGGCCTCGGGATACGCAAGGATGGCCGCGCTGTTGGATGTGTGCAGCAACGGGATCTCGATACCGATGTGTTTGAGACGTATTGCTGTCTGCCTGAATGTCTCGATCTGTGAAAGCGTGAATGATCTGTCCGTTTCGTCCGAGCAGGGGAAGTGAGTGAACATTCCATCTATTTTTATTCCAGGCAGGGATGCGGCTGCTTTGACCAGATCGACAACTTCGTCCGGGCGCACGCCAATGCGGCCCATTCCTGTGTCAACTTTGATGTGGACCGACGCCTTTTTGCCGATCTTGGCCGATGCGCTGGAAAGTGCTTTTGCAAAGTTAAGATCGCAGAGCGCGGTGGATATTCCATACTCGACGATAGGCTCTGCGGCGTCGTGCAGTGAACAGCCGAGTATAAGTATCGGCGCATCCAGACCCGCATCTCGAAGCTCAATCCCCTCCTCCACGCATGAAACGCACAGCGCATCCGCTCCTGCCTGCATGCATGCCCGGCTGACCTGAATTGCGCCATGACCATATCCGTTTGCCTTGACTGCAGGCATTATCTTAACGCGCTCACCGACACGTGCGCGTATTGCTTTTATATTGTCTCTTATTGCCGAGAGATCGACCTCGGCGTGTGTTAAACTGCTCATGACTGATAATATGTTACTCCAAACTAGATACTATTGCCGGCCTTTGTCTTCTTTTGGCCTATTGTCTTTTGGTTCTTCAATCTTTGGCGGTAAATATTTGGGTGTTATAAACGAATATGTTATGGAAGAACCGATATCGCTAGCGGTGGCTGTCAGGGTGTATTTGAATTGCTTTCCTACCTGCTCACGCCTGCCACGAAGCTTGATATCTGCATAAGGATCTTTCGTAAATGCTGCTTTACCACGAAAGACCCTGGATATTGTATCAAACTGAGCAGGCATCACTGTACTTAGGTCAAGCCCTTCCTTTGAATAGAAAGCAGCACTTTGAACCTCGTTCAGGCAGGCACAGGCTCTAATTGTATCACCACTTTTGAAAGTCAGCCAGGATAACGGAATATCCACGTTTCCAAGAATCTCATCAGGCAGTATATTTTCTGAAAACTGGTCGTAGTCAAGCGCCGCAATCTGGCCAAGCTGGTCTATATCCAGTGTGCCTGTGTTCTTCAAACTTTTACGCCACGCCTCCAGCCATGCCTCGGGAATCTGTGCAGCGCGCTTTCTGAACCAGTCTCTGTCTCTGAACTCGATAATTGAGCCCTGCTTTTGCCAGTTGTGGCGGCTGGACTCGATCACATATAAAATATCTTTAAGTCGTTTATCGACATCTTTGGAATATTGATACTTGGAATAGGACCAAAAACTATCAGAGACAATCGTGTATCCGGATGCTGTTGCCAGCGCTGCCAACAGATCGACAAAACTGCTCCCCTCCATGTTCAGCTTCACCTTCACATCCAGAGCAGGATCAGCTTCATGCTCGATCAATGGCTCTCCGAAATCCGTCTTCTGCTCATCCTTAGGTTTCATCTGATCTGGATTGACAGTCATGCCGTCCAACATCTGAATCTCACCTATAGCTTTTGCTTTTGCAGATTCATCGTCCGGACTCCTAAATAGACCATAGGCTCCATCTTTTCCCTGGCAGGAAAGATATACATCACCAATATATGTGTCGCCTCTATACCCCATTACCTCTTTTGCATAGTTGATTAAAATTGCAGTTTGATCAATACTATCTGAAGCGCTTACCGGTCTGTCTGCTCCTTTACCTGTGAGTTCTTTGGTAATGGTATTTCTGGCCTGAAGAACATTCAGTATAGACTGCCGGACCTCGGGAGACATGTCAGAAGAATTCAACCGCAGCATCTCACCGGAAAGCCATGCCTGTTTAGCCGCAGGGACTTGCTCGAATAAAGCCGGCAGCAGTTCTTGATATCCCATTTTGCACTGCATATAAAGTAATGGATTATCGTTCTTGAGCTTTTCTATCTCCTCAGCATTCATAGTAGACGCCGTTGTAAGATCGTCCAGGACTTTAGCGCGCCCTTCTGTTTCTATTTTTTTGAGACGCTCCTCTTCAATAAACCTCTGGCGATCCGCGCCCAGCAGAGTCTTGCGATCCATATATAATCTGTAACTAACTACGCCGCCGTCATCACTCTTGCTCCACTTAAACTTCATCACACCGGCAATCGAGTTCATAAGGCTCGCAAGTGGAATATCCTTAGCAAAAATGTTCATTTTGCGGTCGCGTACCTGCCAGTCTAGATTGTTGTAACCGGCATAGAGCTTGACGCCCGTCATTTTGCTCAGATCGGCTAGTATCGACAAAACAGTCTTCCGTCTTGCCTCATATGTCACTTTTTGCGCGACATCGTCACTTGTGAGTATCGGTTCCGATGCGGCCATTTGACCTGAGTTCGGATCGACAGTCAACTTCCCACTCGCAGCCAGAGGCGACGAAATACAGATAGCCAAGAAAATAACTGCAGCAAAGTAGCGGAGTATCAATGACTCACCCATCCTGTTATTGTAGTGTCTTACTTGTGCTTACCGGACCGCATTATCGCCACTATCAGCCAGACGCCGAATACCAGGGCTACTATATAGCCGAGCACGCCAAGAGTCGGCAGGCCGAAAAGTGAAACAGGCCCCTTTCCCGCAGTGACTACCAGCGATGAGCCTACAATCGTGCCCGCGACAA
Coding sequences:
- the alr gene encoding alanine racemase, which encodes MSSLTHAEVDLSAIRDNIKAIRARVGERVKIMPAVKANGYGHGAIQVSRACMQAGADALCVSCVEEGIELRDAGLDAPILILGCSLHDAAEPIVEYGISTALCDLNFAKALSSASAKIGKKASVHIKVDTGMGRIGVRPDEVVDLVKAAASLPGIKIDGMFTHFPCSDETDRSFTLSQIETFRQTAIRLKHIGIEIPLLHTSNSAAILAYPEAYFNAVRPGIMVYGYYPSNEVVKSIPIREALTLKSRIVFLKEAERGTSISYGRTHILKRRSKIATVPIGYGDGYCRYFSNKAEAAINGVRVPLIGRVCMDQCMFDVTDVPDVSVGDEVVFYGGGYDYLSVARIADMIGTISYEVLCDIGQRVPRVYLNE